The following are encoded together in the Nymphaea colorata isolate Beijing-Zhang1983 chromosome 14, ASM883128v2, whole genome shotgun sequence genome:
- the LOC116267612 gene encoding sulfiredoxin, chloroplastic/mitochondrial, whose translation MAHVCFVAHHRHLLPCSGSSFSTTTSKWRRRSSGCSFFFSGPLRATATSSPPPLSGSNGAPPLNMVETKKGPFIMEIPLDKIRRPLSRTRANDPQKVKDLMLSISEIGLQEPIDVLEVDGVYYGFSGCHRYEAHQRLGLPTIRCKVRKGTRATLRHHLR comes from the exons ATGGCGCATGTTTGTTTTGTGGCGCATCATCGTCATCTTCTACCGTGCAGCGGAAGCAGCTTCTCCACAACCACGAGCAAATGGCGGAGGAGAAGCAGCGGCTGCAGCTTCTTCTTCTCCGGCCCTTTACGAGCAACAGCaacttcctctcctcctcctctttctggCTCCAATG GTGCTCCTCCTTTAAATATGGTGGAAACGAAGAAGGGACCGTTCATTATGGAGATCCCTCTTGATAAAATCCGAAGGCCGCTCTCCAGGACACGAGCCAACGACCCCCAGAAGGTGAAGGACCTCATGCTCAGCATCAGTGAGATTGGTCTTCAGGAACCG ATTGATGTTCTTGAGGTTGATGGGGTGTATTATG GCTTTTCTGGTTGTCATCGTTACGAGGCACACCAGCGTCTTGGCCTGCCCACTATCCGTTGTAAAGTTAGAAAGGGAACAAGGGCAACCCTTAG GCACCATCTGCGGTGA
- the LOC116267531 gene encoding lecithin-cholesterol acyltransferase-like 4 gives MVVALDRVIGALDLWLHLLNKDQKPRVDPNLDPVLLVPGIGGSILTAVNEKGRQERVWVRLFAADHEFRTKLWSLFDPSTGQTVSLDKDTKIIVPDDNFGLYACDSLDPALIIGQEAVCYFHDMIEEMIKWGFEEGKTLFGFGYDFRQSNRFHETLDRFLDKLKLIYDCSGGKKVNIVSHSMGGLLVKCFMSLHSDVFEKYVKSWIAIAAPFQGAPGYTASSLLSGMSFVNGWEQNLFISKWSMHQLLIECPSMYELMACPHFKWSDTPLLQVWKEIVDDDGNISSKLESYRPSESISIMVDALSSNKIQYDGVEIPLPFNLDILKWSNETRKILSSAKVPPSVKFFNIYGICNDTPHNICYGSEKSPVSDLRQLLISEPNYVCVDGDGTVPAESASADGLPAEARIAVPADHRGIISDRHVFRILKHWLGAGEPDPYYNPMNDYVILPDASEFVQAMGGLVKEQWEIISDAGEGGGEAKDVSFSLGLSLSSVVDESQAEECVIMRPNYEDNVDLGFKRLQVAVSTRA, from the exons ATGGTGGTGGCGTTGGATAGGGTGATTGGTGCCCTTGACCTGTGGCTGCATCTGCTGAACAAGGACCAGAAGCCGCGGGTCGATCCCAATCTCGACCCCGTCCTGCTCGTTCCCGGAATTGGAGGTTCCATCCTCACTGCCGTCAACGAAAAAGGCCGGCAGGAGCGCGTCTGGGTTCGGTTGTTTGCTGCTGATCATGAATTCCGCACAAAACTCTGGTCGCTTTTCGACCCCTCAACCG GTCAAACAGTTTCCCTGGATAAGGATACAAAAATAATTGTTCCGGATGATAATTTTGGATTATATGCATGTGATAGCTTGGACCCTGCTCTG ATCATTGGACAGGAGGCTGTGTGCTATTTCCATGACATGATAGAAGAAATGATTAAATGGGGTTTTGAGGAGGGCAAGACACTCTTTGGTTTTGGTTATGATTTTCGTCAAAGTAACAG GTTTCATGAAACCTTAGATCGGTTCTTAGACAAATTAAAGTTGATCTATGACTGCTCAGGGGGCAAGAAAGTTAATATTGTAAGCCACTCCATGGGGGGTTTACTGGTGAAATGTTTCATGTCTTTGCATAGTGAT GTGTTCGAGAAGTACGTTAAAAGTTGGATCGCTATTGCTGCTCCTTTTCAGG GTGCACCTGGGTATACTGCATCATCTTTATTGAGTGGAATGTCTTTCGTGAATGGATGGGAGCAAAATCTTTTCATCTCTAAATGGAGTATGCATCAACTG ttGATTGAATGCCCTTCTATGTACGAGTTAATGGCTTGTCCTCATTTCAAGTGGTCTGATACCCCACTCTTACAAGTCTGGAAGGAGATAGTTGATGATGATGGGAACATTAGCTCTAAACTCGAGTCATATAGGCCATCAGAAAGTATCTCTATAATGGTGGATGCACTTTCAAGTAACAAG ATTCAATATGATGGAGTAGAAATACCGCTGCCATTCAACTTAGACATCTTGAAGTGGTCAAATGAGACAAGGAAAATTCTGTCATCAGCAAAGGTTCCTCCCTcagtaaaatttttcaatatatatggTATCTGCAACGACACACCTCACAACATATG CTATGGCAGTGAGAAAAGCCCAGTCTCAGATCTGCGACAGCTGTTGATATCTGAG CCAAACTATGTCTGTGTTGATGGTGATGGAACTGTTCCAGCAGAATCAGCATCT GCAGATGGGCTTCCTGCGGAAGCAAGGATTGCTGTTCCTGCTGATCATCGTGGAATAATCTCTGATCGACACGTATTCCGCATCCTCAAGCACTGGCTTGGGGCTGGTGAACCAGATCCATATTACAATCCTATGAATGACTATGTAATTCTGCCAGATGCTTCAGAATTTGTACAGGCCATGGGTGGCCTAGTTAAAGAACAGTGGGAAATCATAAGTGATGCAGGTGAAGGTGGTGGTGAAGCCAAAGATGTCTCCTTTTCCTTGGGTTTATCCCTATCCAGTGTGGTAGATGAATCTCAAGCTGAGGAATGTGTCATAATGCGGCCCAATTATGAAGATAATGTGGATCTTGGCTTTAAAAGATTGCAAGTTGCTGTATCTACGCGTGCTTAA